A DNA window from Candidatus Effluviviaceae Genus V sp. contains the following coding sequences:
- the ftsA gene encoding cell division protein FtsA, protein MRKSEIMVGLDIGSSRIKVVVADVRERELPEILGVGSADSSGVEAGVIVNMERASAAVSTAIERAEDSAEVDIGRVAVTIDGEHSKGIDSRGVIAVSRSGGEITESEVATVLDAARTLALPVGRTILDVLPQEFFVDGQRGIRDPIGMSGVRLGSKVHIVTASEQAVETVRRAVRKIGVKASAVSLRAVAAASACLSEDERELGVLLVNLGSDTTGL, encoded by the coding sequence TTGAGGAAGAGCGAGATCATGGTCGGTCTCGACATCGGTTCCTCCCGCATCAAGGTCGTCGTCGCCGACGTCCGGGAGCGCGAGCTTCCCGAGATCCTCGGCGTCGGTTCGGCCGATTCGTCGGGAGTCGAGGCCGGTGTCATCGTCAACATGGAGCGCGCCTCGGCGGCCGTCTCGACGGCGATCGAACGGGCCGAGGACAGCGCCGAGGTCGACATCGGCCGCGTCGCCGTGACGATCGACGGCGAGCACTCCAAGGGGATCGACAGCCGCGGCGTGATCGCCGTGTCGCGGTCGGGCGGAGAGATCACCGAGAGCGAGGTCGCCACGGTGCTCGATGCCGCCAGGACGCTCGCGCTTCCCGTTGGGCGGACGATCCTCGACGTGCTGCCGCAGGAGTTCTTCGTGGACGGCCAGCGCGGCATCCGCGACCCCATCGGCATGTCGGGCGTCCGTCTCGGCTCGAAGGTACACATCGTGACGGCGTCGGAGCAGGCGGTCGAGACGGTCCGCAGGGCCGTCAGGAAGATCGGCGTCAAGGCGAGCGCCGTGTCGCTCCGGGCCGTGGCGGCCGCGTCCGCGTGTCTCTCCGAGGACGAGCGGGAGCTGGGGGTGCTGCTCGTCAACCTCGGAAGCGACACGACCGGCCTG
- a CDS encoding FtsQ-type POTRA domain-containing protein: MAHAAVGHAERRLHLPEPAGRRGREAHRRGGAQGTSGRRSRRVRPPCELHRERPRRLGRGRRGAHRDRPAPGRGARRCIARTRGRRHRSSAADRREVAVSAARARLGRILILAAAGLLAAGIGYAVYAARSWGEESGRFVLEGIEVEGNTVLTSDEVITLAGVQRGASLLDVDIREVERAVAAHSRVTRARASRRLPDRLTICLTERRPAALVADGHGGWVEVTSDGTVLPTVERTDVVDLPVVTGVKAPAVGVAAGEELTAALRVLERAWEVAPELWMDISEIRIAPGSGLTIYTVADGAEVRVGLGALTRSDLKRLWLVLADAGARGRRVEQVDLRYDRQVIVRFADGQPERGV; encoded by the coding sequence GTGGCGCACGCAGCCGTCGGGCATGCGGAGCGCCGGCTGCATCTTCCGGAACCCGCCGGACGACGCGGCAGGGAGGCTCATCGACGAGGCGGGGCTCAAGGGACTTCGGGTCGGCGGAGCCGTCGTGTCCGACCTCCATGCGAACTACATCGTGAACGACCGCGGCGCCTCGGCCGCGGACGTCGAGGAGCTCATCGAGACCGTCCGGCGCCTGGTCGGGGAGCGCGCCGGTGTATCGCTCGAACTCGAGGTCGGCGTCATCGGTCGTCCGCTGCCGACCGGCGGGAGGTCGCTGTGAGCGCGGCGCGCGCGAGACTGGGAAGGATCCTCATCCTCGCCGCCGCGGGGCTTCTGGCGGCGGGAATAGGATACGCGGTCTACGCGGCGCGGTCGTGGGGCGAGGAGAGCGGCCGGTTCGTGCTGGAGGGGATCGAGGTCGAGGGCAACACCGTTCTGACGAGCGACGAGGTCATCACCCTCGCCGGCGTCCAGCGGGGCGCCAGTCTGCTCGATGTGGACATCAGAGAGGTCGAGCGAGCCGTTGCGGCCCACTCCCGTGTGACGCGCGCGAGAGCGAGCCGCCGCCTTCCCGACAGGCTGACCATCTGCCTCACGGAGAGGCGTCCGGCGGCACTCGTCGCCGACGGGCACGGAGGATGGGTGGAGGTGACGTCGGACGGAACGGTGCTCCCGACGGTCGAGCGAACGGACGTCGTGGACCTGCCGGTCGTGACGGGAGTGAAGGCGCCCGCCGTCGGCGTAGCGGCGGGAGAGGAGCTCACGGCAGCGCTCCGCGTCCTCGAGAGGGCGTGGGAGGTCGCGCCGGAGCTCTGGATGGACATTTCGGAAATCAGAATCGCGCCGGGGTCGGGCTTGACTATCTATACGGTAGCCGACGGGGCAGAGGTCAGGGTTGGCCTCGGCGCATTAACTCGCAGCGACCTGAAGCGTCTCTGGCTCGTTCTCGCCGACGCGGGAGCGAGAGGACGCCGGGTCGAGCAGGTCGACCTCAGGTACGACCGCCAGGTGATCGTCCGTTTCGCGGACGGTCAGCCCGAGCGCGGCGTCTAG
- the murB gene encoding UDP-N-acetylmuramate dehydrogenase has translation MGITDRIRRELERIAPGAVLPDEPMARHTSFGLGGPADLYVEPPHRESLRDALCLLRSERVPTLVLGRGTNLLVRDGGIEGVVVGTASALDSIDVGGNGLTVGGGVPLPRVLRHAAREGLAGLEELSGIPGSAGGAIAMNAGSFGLAIGDRVERVELFSEGTPSLLEAGALGFSYRGSGIPEGAVVERVRLRLASGDPSDIEARGREFMERKWRTQPSGMRSAGCIFRNPPDDAAGRLIDEAGLKGLRVGGAVVSDLHANYIVNDRGASAADVEELIETVRRLVGERAGVSLELEVGVIGRPLPTGGRSL, from the coding sequence TTGGGTATCACGGATCGCATACGGCGTGAGCTCGAGCGCATCGCGCCCGGGGCGGTGCTCCCGGACGAGCCGATGGCGCGGCACACCTCGTTCGGTCTCGGCGGCCCGGCCGACCTCTACGTGGAGCCTCCGCACCGCGAATCGCTGAGAGACGCGCTGTGCCTGCTCCGGTCCGAGCGCGTCCCCACCCTGGTCCTCGGCCGCGGCACGAACCTGCTGGTCCGCGACGGCGGCATCGAGGGCGTCGTCGTCGGGACGGCGAGCGCTCTCGACAGCATCGATGTCGGCGGCAACGGCCTGACCGTCGGAGGGGGTGTCCCGCTGCCCAGGGTACTCAGACACGCCGCCCGGGAGGGGCTCGCGGGGCTCGAGGAGCTCTCGGGCATCCCGGGCAGCGCGGGAGGTGCCATCGCGATGAACGCCGGGAGCTTCGGGCTCGCCATAGGCGACAGGGTCGAGCGCGTCGAGCTCTTCTCCGAGGGCACGCCGTCGCTTCTCGAAGCGGGCGCGCTCGGGTTCTCGTACCGCGGCTCCGGCATTCCGGAGGGAGCCGTCGTCGAGCGGGTCAGGCTCCGGCTGGCTTCCGGTGACCCGTCCGACATCGAGGCCCGGGGCAGGGAGTTCATGGAGAGGAAGTGGCGCACGCAGCCGTCGGGCATGCGGAGCGCCGGCTGCATCTTCCGGAACCCGCCGGACGACGCGGCAGGGAGGCTCATCGACGAGGCGGGGCTCAAGGGACTTCGGGTCGGCGGAGCCGTCGTGTCCGACCTCCATGCGAACTACATCGTGAACGACCGCGGCGCCTCGGCCGCGGACGTCGAGGAGCTCATCGAGACCGTCCGGCGCCTGGTCGGGGAGCGCGCCGGTGTATCGCTCGAACTCGAGGTCGGCGTCATCGGTCGTCCGCTGCCGACCGGCGGGAGGTCGCTGTGA